A stretch of Nitrospirota bacterium DNA encodes these proteins:
- a CDS encoding NADH-quinone oxidoreductase subunit M: protein MIRNHLPTLITFLPLAGAVLVLMVPSGKIRWIRGVSQIATLPSLVLSVWLFAAFDRTAAGIDGSGLQFVEKAAWIPAFNVQYFMGVDGLSILMVVLTSLLSVLCIPASRSIQKGAKGYFALFLLLETGMLGVFFALDFFLFYVFWEVMLLPMYFLIGIWGGPRKEYAAIKFFLYTLLGSVLMLVAMLAFYFNTQPHTFDMTQIIAQRAAFDGPFWKFIFVLLFIGFAIKIPLFPFHTWLPDAHVEAPTAVSVILAGVLLKMGTYGLYRINFTMLPEESFWFSKEIYVLPALAVINIIYGAFCAMAQKDFKKLVAYSSISHMGIATLGMASFTAHGLNGGLLQMFNHGAVTAMLFLLVGVIYDRAHHRDLDGFGGLAVRMPLYAAISGLAFFGALGLPGLSSFVSEVLCFLGAFGPYRWLTVVSVLGIVITAAYVLWTLQRVFLGPLNPKFAGLPDVDRLEILTLAPLAVLVLFLGVYPAPALDVMARTVESLLQIMGAGS, encoded by the coding sequence ATGATTCGAAACCACCTTCCCACGCTCATCACGTTCCTGCCCCTGGCCGGTGCGGTCCTTGTTCTCATGGTTCCGTCCGGAAAAATCCGATGGATCCGGGGTGTGAGCCAGATCGCCACCCTACCGTCGCTTGTTCTGTCCGTTTGGCTCTTCGCTGCGTTCGACCGCACCGCGGCGGGAATCGATGGTTCCGGTCTTCAATTCGTAGAGAAGGCCGCATGGATTCCCGCCTTCAATGTCCAGTATTTCATGGGGGTGGATGGCCTGAGCATTCTGATGGTCGTCCTGACCAGTCTGCTCAGTGTGCTCTGTATTCCGGCCTCCCGTTCGATCCAAAAAGGCGCCAAGGGGTACTTTGCCCTATTCCTGCTTTTGGAGACGGGCATGCTGGGCGTTTTCTTCGCATTGGACTTTTTCCTTTTCTACGTTTTCTGGGAAGTGATGCTTCTGCCGATGTATTTTCTCATCGGGATCTGGGGCGGGCCCCGGAAGGAATACGCGGCCATCAAGTTCTTCCTCTACACGCTCCTTGGGAGTGTGCTGATGCTCGTGGCGATGCTGGCGTTCTACTTCAACACGCAACCCCACACCTTCGACATGACGCAGATCATCGCCCAGCGTGCCGCCTTCGACGGGCCGTTCTGGAAATTCATTTTCGTTCTCCTGTTCATCGGGTTCGCGATCAAGATTCCCCTATTCCCGTTTCATACCTGGCTTCCCGATGCGCACGTGGAGGCGCCCACCGCCGTCAGCGTCATCCTTGCCGGAGTTCTCCTCAAGATGGGGACGTACGGCCTCTACCGGATCAACTTCACGATGCTTCCCGAGGAGAGTTTCTGGTTCTCGAAGGAGATCTACGTGCTGCCGGCCCTCGCCGTGATCAACATCATCTACGGCGCCTTTTGCGCCATGGCCCAAAAGGATTTCAAGAAACTGGTGGCGTACTCGAGTATCAGCCACATGGGTATCGCCACCCTGGGGATGGCGTCCTTCACCGCACACGGACTGAACGGCGGCCTCCTCCAGATGTTCAATCATGGAGCCGTCACGGCGATGCTCTTCCTTTTGGTCGGCGTGATCTACGATCGGGCCCACCACCGAGACCTGGACGGGTTTGGAGGGCTGGCGGTCCGCATGCCTTTATACGCCGCGATCTCGGGCCTCGCATTTTTCGGCGCGTTGGGCCTGCCGGGGCTTAGCAGCTTTGTCAGCGAGGTGCTTTGCTTCCTTGGGGCCTTCGGCCCGTATCGCTGGCTGACCGTGGTGAGTGTGCTTGGCATTGTGATCACGGCGGCCTACGTGTTGTGGACCCTCCAGCGGGTGTTTCTTGGCCCGCTGAATCCGAAATTTGCCGGTCTTCCGGATGTGGATCGTTTGGAAATCCTCACGCTGGCGCCTCTGGCCGTCCTGGTGCTCTTTCTAGGCGTGTATCCCGCCCCGGCGCTTGACGTGATGGCGAGAACAGTGGAGAGTCTACTTCAGATTATGGGAGCCGGTTCTTGA
- the nuoL gene encoding NADH-quinone oxidoreductase subunit L has translation MHPEIWIVLAPLTGAILCGAFGKKLGPRFVSVVAPGAVLASFLLSLRTFQSVLRAPHGASEIISFFTWLRAGPVTAQFAFLIDPLSSWMILVVSGVSFLIHVYSVGYMKGDSGYSRYFAYLNLFVAFMLVLVLSENVLMMFIGWEGVGLCSYLLIGFWFTDIQKAKAGMKAFIVNRIGDFGFLVAVLLLSRQEAGAGVSPLSFASLGGPALYATPFLANLIGLLLFCGAAGKSAQIPLYVWLPDAMAGPTPVSALIHAATMVTAGVYLVVRASPIYDVAITASHLVAIVGLATALLAGLIAVGQNDIKKVLAYSTVSQLGLMFVAAGGHARSAAMFHLTTHAFFKALLFLSAGSVIHALHAAENENDRQDMRKMGGLIRKLPWTFAVFLIGSLALAGVPPFSGFFSKDEILVSAWQTDRLTWIASLAVAFLTAFYIFRLMFSVFGGSFRGNSHVYHHIHESPWVMLGPLLFLAVGAAAGGWLGLPHWLGHSFLQDFLEPGAEAHGGAGSGVVASAIGGSGVALLGILTAWWVHRRGKQVQAQADRWIPALVRWVKGRFFVDEAYDRAVVMPILHLKDGLGAFDRDVIDGAVNGAGRLTKETAFASGTVDLRGVDGAVNLTAWLFDGFGRALRLVQSGVVQNYVFVIFIGVFLVLWLQIRL, from the coding sequence ATGCATCCCGAAATCTGGATCGTTCTTGCCCCTTTGACGGGAGCCATCCTCTGCGGCGCGTTCGGGAAGAAGCTCGGGCCCCGTTTCGTCTCCGTGGTGGCTCCGGGGGCGGTGCTCGCGTCATTCCTGCTTTCGCTTCGAACGTTTCAGTCGGTGCTGCGCGCTCCACACGGTGCCTCGGAGATCATTTCCTTTTTCACGTGGCTGCGGGCCGGGCCGGTCACGGCTCAGTTCGCCTTCCTGATCGATCCCCTTTCGTCCTGGATGATCTTGGTCGTCAGCGGGGTCAGTTTTCTCATTCATGTCTATTCGGTTGGATACATGAAGGGAGACTCTGGATACTCCCGCTACTTCGCCTACCTGAATTTGTTCGTTGCGTTCATGCTCGTCCTGGTTCTCAGTGAGAACGTCTTGATGATGTTCATTGGATGGGAAGGGGTGGGTCTCTGTTCCTACCTTCTCATCGGCTTCTGGTTCACGGATATCCAGAAGGCGAAAGCCGGCATGAAGGCGTTCATCGTCAATCGAATCGGGGATTTCGGTTTCCTTGTGGCGGTGCTCCTTCTGTCGCGGCAGGAGGCCGGGGCGGGAGTATCTCCCCTCTCCTTTGCCTCTCTAGGCGGGCCGGCATTGTACGCGACTCCGTTCCTCGCCAATCTCATCGGCCTGCTCCTCTTCTGCGGAGCGGCCGGGAAGTCGGCCCAGATCCCGCTCTACGTCTGGTTGCCGGACGCCATGGCGGGCCCCACGCCGGTGAGCGCGTTGATCCATGCCGCCACAATGGTTACGGCCGGTGTGTACCTGGTCGTGCGTGCCTCCCCGATCTACGATGTGGCCATCACGGCCTCCCACCTTGTCGCCATCGTGGGTCTGGCCACGGCCCTCCTGGCAGGTCTGATCGCCGTGGGACAAAATGACATCAAGAAGGTTCTGGCCTATTCCACCGTGAGTCAACTGGGCCTCATGTTCGTGGCGGCGGGAGGGCATGCGAGAAGTGCGGCGATGTTTCACCTCACCACCCATGCCTTCTTCAAAGCGCTGCTGTTCCTTTCCGCGGGGAGCGTGATTCATGCTCTGCACGCCGCGGAGAACGAAAACGACAGGCAGGACATGCGGAAGATGGGGGGACTGATTCGGAAATTGCCCTGGACCTTTGCCGTGTTTCTGATCGGATCGCTTGCCCTGGCCGGCGTGCCGCCCTTCTCGGGGTTCTTCAGCAAGGATGAGATTCTCGTGAGCGCTTGGCAGACGGATCGGCTGACGTGGATCGCCTCGCTCGCGGTCGCCTTCCTGACAGCGTTCTACATTTTCCGGCTCATGTTCTCGGTTTTCGGGGGCTCCTTCAGGGGGAACTCACACGTCTACCACCACATTCACGAGAGCCCTTGGGTGATGCTGGGTCCGCTCTTGTTTCTGGCGGTCGGCGCGGCGGCGGGTGGGTGGCTCGGATTGCCCCATTGGTTGGGTCACAGTTTCTTGCAGGATTTCCTGGAACCGGGCGCCGAAGCTCACGGGGGGGCCGGGAGTGGAGTCGTCGCCTCCGCCATCGGTGGTTCCGGCGTCGCGCTGTTGGGAATCCTGACGGCTTGGTGGGTGCACCGACGCGGGAAGCAGGTTCAGGCGCAGGCCGATCGATGGATCCCGGCACTGGTCCGATGGGTCAAGGGACGCTTTTTCGTCGATGAGGCCTACGATCGGGCGGTAGTCATGCCGATACTTCATCTCAAGGACGGACTCGGGGCCTTCGACCGCGACGTCATCGACGGAGCGGTCAACGGAGCGGGGCGCTTGACGAAGGAAACGGCCTTCGCGAGTGGAACGGTTGACCTGCGAGGGGTGGATGGCGCTGTGAATCTCACGGCTTGGCTCTTTGACGGATTCGGACGCGCGCTCCGGCTGGTCCAGTCGGGCGTCGTACAAAACTATGTCTTCGTCATTTTCATCGGTGTCTTTCTTGTGCTATGGCTCCAAATCCGACTATGA
- the rplQ gene encoding 50S ribosomal protein L17, giving the protein MRHRVGHRKLRRPTSHRLAMLRNLTVSLLLHEGLHISVAKAKEVRRLAEKAITWGKRGDLHARRLAFSALRSKEATTKVFSDLAKRYSSRPGGYTRILRIDNRQGDNSPQALLELVDRTPPAKPDQAEKDKKKDKKSA; this is encoded by the coding sequence ATGCGGCATCGCGTAGGACATCGCAAGCTGAGACGGCCCACGTCGCACCGTCTTGCCATGCTCCGGAATCTGACGGTCTCGCTGCTCCTCCACGAGGGTCTCCACATCAGCGTGGCCAAGGCGAAGGAAGTGCGACGGCTCGCCGAGAAAGCGATCACGTGGGGCAAACGTGGAGACCTTCATGCCCGGCGGCTGGCCTTCTCCGCGCTCCGAAGCAAGGAGGCGACCACGAAAGTATTCTCCGATCTGGCCAAGCGATATTCCTCCCGTCCGGGCGGCTACACGCGAATCCTCCGGATCGATAACCGGCAGGGCGACAACAGCCCGCAGGCTCTCCTCGAACTGGTGGATCGCACCCCTCCCGCCAAGCCCGACCAGGCCGAGAAGGACAAGAAGAAAGATAAGAAGTCGGCCTAA
- the nuoK gene encoding NADH-quinone oxidoreductase subunit NuoK has protein sequence MMVAAGLFLLGGFCVIRRKHAVGVLMGVELILNSAALNFAAAAKLRGVPLEGQVAAIFVILLAAAEAVVVLAATLAIYHQVRTANADEVRELKG, from the coding sequence ATGATGGTGGCGGCCGGCCTGTTTCTCCTTGGGGGATTCTGCGTGATCCGCCGAAAGCACGCGGTCGGTGTGCTCATGGGGGTCGAGTTGATCTTGAATTCGGCGGCGCTCAACTTTGCGGCCGCAGCCAAGCTCCGAGGAGTTCCACTCGAAGGTCAGGTCGCGGCGATTTTTGTCATCCTTCTCGCGGCCGCCGAAGCCGTGGTCGTGCTCGCGGCCACGTTGGCGATCTACCACCAGGTTCGCACAGCCAATGCGGATGAAGTTCGGGAATTGAAGGGGTAG
- the lnt gene encoding apolipoprotein N-acyltransferase, whose amino-acid sequence MKGRLGREWVSGMLFVLLFFLTFPKFGYAGFAWICLVPLLDLAHRMPRAKAFRWGWLFGTAAWCTIIYWIPYTLEFYGGVAIPIALLALILLAGWLGLVVGVFTWFASALKDDPAWARLVALPVVWAALEWVKNYVPLGGFPWMILGYSQFEHVRWIQISEITGPYGVSFLLVSVNVLLHQGWATGKKRSLWAEALCVGVILALVYGYGWVRIGHVEALASDRPTVKAAVLQGNIDQAVKWTPGYRQETLKIYERLIREAVAAGAKIVIWPEASVPYYFNLSGEAQLSLRQMAITHGVTMIFGALSARQAGGMEFFFNSAFVMSAEGEVGGRYDKMHLVPFGEYVPLTRWLPIEKISAVAGNFSSATDMRLLEAQPFKVAPLICYESIFPEITREAFRKGANLAVIITNDAWFGPTSAPYQHLAMAAFRAVEARTDMARAANTGISAFIAPTGKIVSTLPLQKEGILLNEIRTKGVGTFYVRFGDVFAYMCVAATVLLFVWRRKNVAA is encoded by the coding sequence ATGAAGGGGCGCCTGGGTCGGGAATGGGTCAGCGGGATGCTGTTCGTGCTCCTGTTCTTTCTGACCTTCCCCAAGTTCGGGTACGCGGGGTTCGCGTGGATTTGCCTGGTGCCTCTGCTCGACCTGGCCCATCGGATGCCGAGAGCGAAGGCGTTTCGATGGGGATGGCTGTTCGGGACGGCCGCCTGGTGCACGATCATCTACTGGATCCCTTACACGCTCGAGTTCTACGGAGGAGTGGCCATTCCAATCGCCCTCCTTGCGCTGATCCTCCTGGCGGGATGGCTGGGGCTCGTCGTGGGTGTATTCACCTGGTTCGCGTCCGCTCTCAAGGACGATCCGGCCTGGGCTCGTTTGGTCGCACTCCCGGTGGTGTGGGCGGCCTTGGAATGGGTGAAGAACTACGTGCCCCTCGGCGGCTTCCCGTGGATGATCCTTGGATACAGCCAGTTCGAACATGTTCGGTGGATCCAGATTTCGGAGATTACCGGGCCCTATGGGGTGTCCTTTCTCCTGGTTTCCGTGAACGTCCTGCTACACCAAGGGTGGGCCACGGGGAAGAAACGGTCCCTCTGGGCGGAGGCCTTGTGTGTCGGAGTGATTCTGGCGCTGGTCTACGGGTACGGGTGGGTCCGCATCGGGCACGTTGAAGCTTTGGCGTCCGATCGACCGACCGTGAAAGCGGCGGTTCTGCAAGGAAACATCGACCAGGCGGTCAAATGGACTCCCGGGTACCGACAGGAAACGCTCAAGATCTACGAGCGGCTTATCCGGGAGGCGGTGGCGGCCGGCGCGAAAATCGTAATCTGGCCGGAAGCCTCGGTGCCGTACTATTTCAACCTGAGCGGCGAGGCCCAGTTGAGCCTGAGGCAGATGGCGATCACGCACGGCGTAACGATGATCTTCGGGGCGCTGAGCGCCAGGCAGGCCGGAGGCATGGAATTTTTCTTCAACAGTGCCTTTGTGATGTCCGCCGAAGGGGAGGTGGGTGGTCGATACGACAAGATGCATCTCGTTCCGTTCGGAGAGTACGTGCCGCTCACCCGGTGGCTGCCCATCGAAAAAATATCCGCGGTGGCGGGAAACTTTTCATCGGCGACCGACATGAGACTCTTGGAGGCCCAACCCTTCAAGGTGGCGCCTTTGATCTGCTACGAATCCATATTCCCTGAGATTACGCGAGAGGCTTTTCGCAAGGGGGCGAACCTCGCGGTCATCATAACGAATGATGCGTGGTTCGGTCCGACCAGCGCGCCCTACCAACATCTGGCTATGGCTGCATTCCGCGCCGTCGAAGCAAGGACCGATATGGCAAGAGCCGCCAACACCGGGATATCGGCATTTATTGCGCCAACCGGCAAGATCGTGAGCACGTTGCCGCTCCAGAAAGAGGGAATCCTGTTGAATGAAATCCGCACCAAAGGCGTGGGGACTTTCTACGTCCGTTTCGGAGACGTCTTCGCCTACATGTGCGTCGCGGCGACTGTCCTTCTGTTCGTCTGGCGGAGGAAGAATGTCGCGGCGTAA
- the rpsK gene encoding 30S ribosomal protein S11 translates to MAEEKAEKPKKTDKAEKGSRPEAAEKKASGAGRKSGSPDAPGQAEAGEKAAAPEGAPAPRRKKKGKKNVPAGVAHINVTFNNTLVTLTDPQGNVLSWASGGTAGFSGTKKGTPYAATKAAEVAGRKAMDHGLRRVSVLVKGPGPGREAAVQGLQMAGLHVLYIKDVTPIPHNGCRAPKRRRV, encoded by the coding sequence ATGGCTGAAGAAAAGGCTGAAAAACCGAAGAAGACCGATAAGGCCGAGAAAGGGTCCAGGCCGGAAGCGGCGGAAAAAAAGGCATCGGGAGCGGGCCGGAAATCCGGCTCACCGGATGCACCCGGCCAGGCTGAGGCCGGGGAGAAGGCGGCAGCCCCCGAGGGTGCGCCGGCTCCCCGACGGAAGAAAAAAGGGAAGAAGAACGTTCCCGCCGGCGTGGCCCACATCAACGTGACGTTCAACAATACTCTGGTGACCCTGACGGATCCCCAGGGAAATGTGCTCAGTTGGGCGAGCGGGGGAACGGCCGGCTTTTCCGGCACCAAGAAAGGCACCCCGTACGCAGCCACCAAAGCAGCCGAAGTGGCGGGTCGGAAGGCCATGGACCACGGGCTGCGCAGAGTCTCCGTCCTTGTCAAAGGGCCGGGCCCGGGCCGGGAAGCGGCGGTCCAGGGCCTTCAGATGGCCGGTCTCCACGTTCTTTACATCAAGGACGTGACCCCCATTCCCCACAACGGCTGCCGCGCGCCGAAGCGGAGGAGGGTCTAG
- a CDS encoding cyclic nucleotide-binding domain-containing protein: MIQRKGFFQNHPIFRKLTPEESEEILQLSQERFFEGKQSIIEEGEMSGGIYFIRNGRVGVVKKRGSSGPEVIAYLSDGEFFGEMSFLDGQPTIAAIIASEATICEFLPEDELKKFLANHSSFAFHLVLNIARSLCSRLRETDERLVRFMSLIRENEQ, from the coding sequence TTGATTCAGCGAAAGGGGTTCTTCCAAAACCACCCCATTTTCAGAAAACTCACGCCTGAAGAGTCCGAAGAGATCCTCCAGCTTTCCCAGGAGCGTTTCTTCGAGGGCAAGCAGTCCATCATCGAAGAGGGAGAGATGAGTGGGGGCATTTATTTCATTCGAAATGGGAGAGTGGGGGTGGTGAAAAAGAGGGGATCGTCGGGTCCCGAGGTCATCGCCTATCTCAGCGACGGGGAATTTTTCGGTGAGATGTCGTTCTTGGACGGGCAGCCCACCATTGCCGCCATCATTGCGTCCGAAGCCACCATTTGCGAATTCCTTCCTGAAGACGAATTGAAGAAATTTCTCGCAAACCACTCCAGTTTTGCCTTTCACCTGGTTCTCAATATCGCCCGCTCTCTGTGCTCGAGGCTCCGGGAAACGGATGAGCGCCTTGTCCGTTTCATGAGTCTCATTCGAGAGAACGAGCAGTAG
- the rpsM gene encoding 30S ribosomal protein S13 has translation MARIAGVELPDAKRVEVALGYIYGIGPKLSADILAAAKVDPNKRMRELSGEDIARIRHMIETGYKVEGDLRREEGMNIKRLIDLRCWRGLRHMRSLPVRGQRTRTNARTRRGPRKTVAGRGKPRGSKKG, from the coding sequence ATGGCTCGTATCGCTGGAGTGGAGTTGCCTGACGCCAAGCGCGTGGAAGTCGCGTTGGGTTACATTTACGGAATCGGACCGAAACTTTCCGCCGATATTTTGGCGGCTGCGAAGGTGGATCCCAACAAGCGGATGAGGGAGTTGAGCGGTGAAGACATCGCGCGGATCCGTCATATGATCGAAACGGGCTACAAAGTGGAGGGCGACCTGCGGCGCGAAGAGGGAATGAACATCAAGCGGCTCATCGATTTGAGATGCTGGAGGGGCCTGCGGCACATGCGCAGCCTGCCGGTTCGCGGTCAAAGAACGCGTACCAACGCGCGAACTCGACGCGGTCCCCGAAAGACCGTGGCAGGACGCGGCAAGCCGAGGGGCTCGAAGAAAGGATAG
- a CDS encoding NADH-quinone oxidoreductase subunit J: protein MSAQQIIFSALVALTLGTATVVVFSRNIVRAAFALFGTFAGVAGLYILLSAEFLAGVQVFVYVGGIQILVLFGVMLTRHSYDVQVSRSALTTFPAVLVMAGLGFVLWRVTRALPPGGSRPETDAGTAEIGNALVGQYLFPFELISLVMVITLLGAVILVRKELRPEGKPE from the coding sequence ATGAGTGCGCAACAGATCATTTTCTCTGCCCTTGTCGCACTTACACTGGGAACGGCGACTGTCGTGGTCTTCAGTCGGAATATCGTCCGAGCTGCGTTCGCTCTCTTTGGAACCTTCGCCGGTGTTGCCGGCCTGTACATCCTGTTGTCGGCTGAATTCCTCGCGGGGGTCCAGGTCTTTGTTTACGTTGGGGGCATCCAGATTCTGGTGCTGTTCGGTGTCATGCTCACGCGGCATTCCTATGATGTCCAGGTTTCTCGTAGTGCGCTGACCACGTTCCCGGCCGTTTTGGTGATGGCGGGCCTCGGATTCGTTCTCTGGCGCGTGACCCGGGCGCTTCCTCCAGGCGGGAGCCGGCCCGAAACCGATGCCGGAACGGCAGAGATCGGAAACGCCCTCGTGGGACAGTATCTCTTTCCCTTCGAACTGATCTCGTTGGTTATGGTGATCACGCTTTTGGGGGCCGTCATACTGGTTCGCAAAGAGCTCCGCCCCGAAGGGAAACCGGAGTGA
- a CDS encoding DNA-directed RNA polymerase subunit alpha, with translation MIERNWTELIKPKGMVADDKTLTDRYGKFVVEPLEKGFGITLGNSLRRVLLSSLQGASITAIRLQGVLHEFSTIPGVVEDVTDLVLNLKGIQLKMHTSETKIGRLKASGPGEVTAKQIEVDSSVEILSPEQHIATLDKGGKLEMELEMQMGRGYLPAEVMKKQTQAIGTIQLDAIYTPIEKVNFTVTPARVGQRTDYDRLTLEVTTDGSLKPEEAIAYAAKILKEQLAVFITFEEKDLGSKKGNDTDSQSSQYMMSLSKSINELELTVRSANCLKQANIRYISELVQKTEEELLKHKNFGRKSLNEIKEILSGMGLSLGMKIPGTEMMVESASPMEMQAAGN, from the coding sequence ATGATCGAGAGGAACTGGACAGAACTCATCAAGCCGAAAGGCATGGTGGCGGACGACAAGACGCTGACCGACCGGTACGGCAAATTCGTCGTGGAACCCCTGGAGAAAGGGTTTGGGATCACGCTGGGGAACTCCCTCCGGCGCGTTCTGCTTTCGTCCCTTCAAGGGGCTTCCATCACCGCGATCCGTCTTCAAGGCGTGCTGCATGAATTTTCCACCATCCCGGGCGTGGTGGAGGACGTGACGGATTTGGTGCTCAACCTGAAGGGCATCCAACTCAAGATGCACACGTCGGAGACCAAGATCGGGCGCCTCAAGGCGTCGGGTCCGGGTGAAGTCACCGCGAAGCAGATCGAGGTCGATTCCTCCGTGGAAATTCTCAGCCCGGAACAGCATATCGCCACGCTCGATAAGGGCGGGAAACTCGAAATGGAGCTCGAAATGCAGATGGGACGCGGCTACCTGCCGGCCGAGGTCATGAAGAAGCAGACTCAGGCGATCGGGACGATCCAACTCGATGCGATCTATACGCCGATCGAGAAGGTAAATTTTACGGTTACACCGGCGCGCGTGGGCCAGCGGACGGACTATGACCGCCTGACCCTGGAGGTGACCACGGACGGCAGCCTCAAGCCGGAGGAAGCTATCGCCTACGCGGCCAAAATCCTCAAGGAGCAGTTGGCTGTTTTTATTACGTTTGAAGAAAAGGACCTTGGGTCCAAGAAGGGCAATGACACGGACAGCCAGAGCTCACAATATATGATGAGCCTCTCGAAGAGCATCAATGAACTCGAGCTCACCGTCCGGTCGGCGAACTGCCTCAAGCAGGCCAACATCCGGTATATCAGCGAACTCGTCCAGAAGACGGAAGAGGAGCTCTTGAAGCACAAGAACTTCGGCCGGAAATCGTTGAATGAGATCAAGGAAATCCTCTCGGGCATGGGACTCTCGCTCGGAATGAAAATTCCCGGAACCGAGATGATGGTGGAGTCCGCTTCTCCGATGGAAATGCAGGCGGCGGGGAACTAG
- the infA gene encoding translation initiation factor IF-1, with translation MAKVEGIQLMGTVKEALPNTMFRVQLETGQEVLAYMSGKMRLHYIKILPGDQVVIDMSPYDLTRGRIIGRQS, from the coding sequence ATGGCTAAGGTTGAGGGCATTCAACTTATGGGTACGGTCAAAGAGGCGCTTCCCAACACCATGTTTCGCGTGCAATTGGAAACCGGCCAGGAGGTTCTGGCCTACATGTCCGGAAAAATGCGCCTCCATTACATCAAGATTCTTCCGGGCGATCAGGTGGTCATCGATATGTCCCCGTATGACTTGACGCGGGGTCGCATTATTGGAAGGCAGTCTTGA
- the rpsD gene encoding 30S ribosomal protein S4 encodes MARTTGSVCRICRREGVKLFFKGDRCYTDKCSYERRPYPPGQHGQSRLKATDYGIRLREKQKMKRSYGMMERQFRKFFRDALRKKGVTGETLLMLLERRLDNVLFRLGFAKTRNQGRQVVTHGHILVNDRKVSAPSYLVREGDVIRIRDGSREMPLWGEAVEFSTRKTVPDWLESDKDKRVGRVKELPRREHISETFEEQHVVEFYSR; translated from the coding sequence ATGGCACGCACAACGGGATCCGTTTGCCGCATCTGCCGCCGCGAGGGTGTGAAGCTGTTCTTCAAGGGGGATCGCTGCTACACGGACAAGTGCTCGTACGAAAGGCGCCCCTATCCGCCCGGGCAACACGGGCAATCCCGGCTCAAGGCGACGGACTACGGCATCCGCCTCCGGGAGAAACAGAAGATGAAGCGGTCCTACGGAATGATGGAGCGCCAATTCCGAAAGTTTTTCAGGGACGCACTGAGGAAGAAAGGTGTGACCGGGGAAACGCTCCTGATGCTTTTGGAGCGGAGGCTGGACAATGTGCTCTTTCGTCTGGGATTCGCCAAGACGAGAAATCAGGGGCGGCAGGTGGTGACGCACGGTCACATCCTGGTCAATGATCGCAAGGTCAGCGCGCCGTCCTATCTCGTCCGAGAAGGGGATGTCATTCGGATCCGGGATGGAAGCCGCGAGATGCCCCTGTGGGGGGAAGCGGTGGAGTTCTCCACTCGGAAGACGGTGCCCGACTGGCTCGAGAGCGACAAGGACAAGCGGGTGGGACGTGTGAAGGAACTGCCCCGAAGAGAGCACATTTCGGAAACCTTCGAAGAGCAGCATGTCGTCGAATTTTATTCACGGTAG
- the mazG gene encoding nucleoside triphosphate pyrophosphohydrolase, translating to MSRAEREGLKEELGDLLYQVFFLSQMAWEKKWFDVDDVADALSSKLVRRHPHVFKRTGLRTANQVLKQWARTKAREGNGRSVMASVPRALPALMRARRVSEKAARLGFDWKDSRGVLRKVKEEFGELEHELKHGKKRRVEEELGDLFFTLINLGRFWGVDGESALHGTVNRFVQRFQYMESEASRLGLDISRLKASEWEKLWGRAKKFSTEKVDRL from the coding sequence GTGTCGCGAGCAGAGAGAGAAGGCCTCAAGGAGGAGTTGGGAGATCTGCTATATCAGGTGTTTTTCCTGTCTCAAATGGCGTGGGAAAAGAAATGGTTTGATGTGGACGACGTGGCCGATGCGCTGTCGAGCAAATTGGTTCGCCGTCATCCACACGTGTTCAAACGAACCGGGCTCCGAACCGCGAATCAAGTTCTCAAGCAGTGGGCTCGCACCAAGGCGCGGGAGGGAAACGGTCGGTCTGTGATGGCCTCCGTTCCGAGGGCGCTGCCTGCGCTGATGAGGGCAAGACGAGTTTCGGAGAAAGCGGCCCGGCTGGGTTTCGATTGGAAGGACTCACGCGGTGTTCTCAGGAAGGTGAAAGAGGAGTTCGGCGAGCTTGAGCATGAATTGAAGCATGGGAAAAAGCGTCGTGTCGAGGAGGAATTGGGAGATCTTTTCTTTACGCTCATCAATCTGGGTCGATTCTGGGGAGTAGACGGCGAATCGGCGCTTCATGGAACGGTCAATCGGTTTGTGCAGCGTTTTCAATACATGGAATCGGAAGCAAGTCGGTTGGGACTCGACATTTCAAGATTGAAGGCGAGCGAATGGGAAAAATTATGGGGGAGAGCCAAGAAGTTCTCCACAGAAAAAGTGGATAGACTGTGA
- the rpmJ gene encoding 50S ribosomal protein L36, translated as MKVRASVKKICQKCKIVKRRNVLRVICSNPKHKQRQG; from the coding sequence ATGAAGGTCCGGGCTTCCGTGAAAAAGATCTGCCAGAAATGCAAGATCGTGAAACGCCGGAATGTCCTCCGGGTGATTTGCTCGAACCCAAAACATAAACAACGACAGGGGTAA